The Hemiscyllium ocellatum isolate sHemOce1 chromosome 17, sHemOce1.pat.X.cur, whole genome shotgun sequence genome has a segment encoding these proteins:
- the tshz3b gene encoding teashirt homolog 3b isoform X1, which yields MSPQRGHRASLTQHPAEQNLPKPRRSLHENAARPPRSHLGRSWGSVGLTLTSMPRRKQQAPRRSAAYISDELKAAVLEDEETEANESGADGESSSKYTCNEQEFSKESPSYQDSPAAEFSGQEMDSTSHVSETSDRLADFESNSIKNEDESKEVGGLPEEGVQDSLEQMKAIYNNILSNSYWSSLSLGLNQPSEPATNGGSSSSSSSSSSSSCGSGSFDWHQSAMSKTLQQVSQTKMIQEPSLFSTVQLYRQSSKLYGSIFTGASKFRCKDCSAAYDSLVELTVHMNETGHYRDENNETDNNNPKKWSKPRKRSLLEMEGKEDAQKVLKCMYCGHSFESLQDLSVHMIKTKHYQKVPLKEPVAPISTKVLPSTRKRAMLELELPSSPDSTGGTPKTSLSDTSDALQKSSNPYVTPNNRYGHQNGASYAWQFEARKSQILKCMECGSSHDTLQELTAHMMVTGHFVKVTNSAIKKGKQIVEAPQTPTPTPVSAILEDKVQSVPLAASAFTSSLSTPASVSPKLNLEVKREVEKEIESDEDKMKEKDKSCDDDEKYDISSKYQYLTEEDLEENPKGGLDILKSLENTVTSAINKAQNGTPSWSGYPSIHAAYQLPSIMKLPFGSSGKNTQLKSAHSNIDSMASPKNQPLVSPPSSQNSPVPKNNFHAMEELVKKVTEKVTKTEEKTKDPENKLSRLKHEAPSPCGSEAGEEQKSEVSKDPGLKSHDNISNHQKDTMKENPAKDHLENGTEALKLTANSLCTSTAIITDHPPEQPFVNPLSALQSVMNVHLGKAAKPALPTLDPMSMLYKMSNSLAEKAAVASPILPAKKTEPIDRYFYHVSSDQPIDLTKAKSDKSGSLGSVLLSSISPSSTSSSSTVTTAKTSAVVSFMSNSPLRENALSDISDMLKNLTGSHTSKSSTPTSISDKSEVDGSTVEEPEEISPAQKRKGRQSNWNPQHLLILQAQFAASLRQTTDGKFIMSDLSPQERMHISRFTGLSMTTISHWLANVKYQLRRTGGTKFLKNLDSGHPVFFCNDCASQIRTPSTYISHLESHLGFRLRDLSKLSSEQISSQITHAKLPSEKSVLPSQDDEAGTTFQCKLCNRTFASKHAVKLHLSKTHGKSPEDHLLYVIELEKQ from the coding sequence CCTACATTTCAGACGAATTGAAGGCAGCAGTATTAGAGGACGAAGAAACTGAAGCCAATGAGTCTGGAGCTGACGGAGAATCATCCTCAAAGTATACGTGCAATGAACAGGAATTTAGCAAGGAATCGCCTAGCTACCAGGACTCTCCAGCTGCGGAGTTTTCTGGCCAGGAGATGGACAGCACATCTCATGTTAGTGAAACCAGTGATCGATTGGCTGACTTTGAGAGCAACTCTATAAAGAATGAAGATGAAAGCAAAGAAGTTGGTGGCCTTCCCGAGGAAGGAGTACAGGACAGTTTAGAACAAATGAAAGCAATATACAACAACATACTGTCAAATTCCTACTGGTCATCTCTGAGTTTGGGTTTGAACCAACCAAGTGAACCAGCAACAAATGGcggaagcagcagcagcagcagcagtagcagcagtagCAGTTGTGGAAGTGGGAGCTTTGACTGGCATCAGTCTGCCATGTCAAAGACATTGCAGCAAGTTTCTCAGACCAAGATGATTCAGGAGCCAAGCCTCTTCAGCACAGTACAATTGTACAGGCAAAGCAGTAAGCTCTATGGGTCCATATTTACTGGGGCAAGCAAATTCCGCTGTAAAGACTGCAGTGCTGCTTATGACTCCTTGGTAGAGCTGACTGTGCACATGAATGAAACTGGACACTATCGAGATGAGAATAATGAAACTGACAATAACAATCCTAAAAAGTGGTCCAAGCCTCGAAAGCGCTCTTTACTGGAGATGGAGGGAAAGGAGGATGCTCAAAAGGTGCTAAAGTGTATGTACTGTGGCCATTCATTTGAGTCCCTTCAAGACTTGAGTGTCCACATGATTAAGACAAAACACTATCAGAAAGTGCCTCTGAAGGAACCTGTAGCACCAATCTCCACAAAGGTCCTCCCCTCCACCAGAAAAAGGGCAATGCTTGAGCTTGAGCTACCAAGTTCTCCAGATTCCACAGGTGGTACGCCAAAAACTTCTCTCTCTGACACAAGTGATGCATTACAGAAGTCCTCAAACCCTTACGTCACACCAAATAATCGCTACGGACACCAGAATGGTGCCAGCTATGCCTGGCAATTTGAGGCGAGAAAGTCTCAAATCCTCAAGTGTATGGAGTGTGGGAGTTCACATGACACACTGCAGGAACTGACTGCACATATGATGGTCACCGGACATTTTGTTAAAGTGACCAATTCTGCAATCAAGAAAGGGAAGCAGATTGTTGAGGCACCCCAGACTCCAACACCAACACCCGTGTCAGCCATCTTAGAAGATAAAGTACAATCTGTTCCCCTAGCTGCAAGTGCTTTCACGTCATCATTAAGTACACCAGCCAGTGTTTCACCAAAATTAAATCTTGAAGTGAAAAGGGAAGTAGAAAAAGAAATTGAAAGTGATGAggacaaaatgaaagaaaaagataaAAGCTGTGATGATGATGAAAAATATGACATTTCCTCAAAGTATCAGTATCTCACTGAAGAAGATCTAGAAGAAAATCCTAAAGGAGGCCTGGACATCCTAAAATCTCTAGAAAACACAGTGACCTCTGCCATTAATAAAGCTCAGAATGGGACTCCAAGTTGGAGTGGCTATCCTAGTATTCATGCAGCATATCAGCTTCCTAGCATAATGAAGTTGCCATTTGGTTCATCAGGGAAGAATACACAATTGAAGTCAGCACACAGCAACATTGATAGTATGGCATCTCCAAAGAATCAACCACTTGTTTCGCCACCTAGTAGCCAGAATTCCCCTGTACCTAAGAACAATTTCCATGCTATGGAAGAGTTAGTGAAGAAGGTCACAGAGAAGGTAACCAAAACTGAAGAAAAAACTAAAGATCCAGAAAATAAGTTATCCCGATTGAAGCATGAAGCACCTTCTCCATGTGGTAGTGAAGCAGGAGAGGAACAAAAAAGTGAAGTTTCAAAAGACCCCGGTTTGAAAAGCCATGACAATATTTCCAACCACCAGAAAGACACCATGAAAGAGAACCCAGCCAAGGATCATTTGGAGAATGGTACAGAGGCCTTAAAACTCACTGCAAATAGTCTGTGCACTAGCACAGCTATTATTACAGACCACCCTCCTGAACAACCGTTTGTAAATCCATTAAGTGCATTGCAATCCGTTATGAATGTTCACCTAGGGAAAGCAGCTAAACCTGCATTGCCTACCCTGGACCCAATGAGCATGCTTTACAAAATGAGTAACAGCCTGGCAGAAAAGGctgctgtggcctcaccaattttGCCAGCCAAAAAAACAGAGCCCATAGACCGTTATTTCTATCATGTCAGCAGTGACCAGCCCATTGATTTGACGAAAGCCAAGAGTGACAAAAGCGGTTCTTTGGGTTCAGTGCTTTTGTCATCCATATCCCCCTCGTCAACATCTTCTTCATCCACTGTGACAACAGCAAAGACATCTGCAGTCGTGTCATTCATGTCAAACTCGCCGCTACGCGAGAATGCCTTGTCAGATATATCCGATATGCTGAAAAACCTGACAGGAAGTCACACATCAAAATCTTCTACACCTACAAGCATTTCAGACAAATCCGAGGTGGACGGTAGCACTGTGGAGGAGCCAGAGGAAATTTCTCCAGCTCAAAAACGTAAAGGCCGGCAGTCAAACTGGAACCCACAGCATTTGCTCATACTGCAGGCGCAGTTTGCAGCCAGTCTGCGACAAACCACTGATGGGAAATTCATTATGTCGGACCTCAGCCCGCAGGAGAGAATGCACATCTCGAGGTTTACAGGGCTCTCCATGACAACAATCAGCCACTGGTTAGCCAACGTCAAGTACCAGCTTCGAAGGACAGGTGGAACAAAATTTCTTAAAAACTTGGACTCTGGTCATCCAGTGTTTTTTTGTAATGATTGTGCATCACAGATCAGAACTCCTTCAACCTACATCAGTCACTTAGAATCACATTTAGGCTTCAGGTTACGAGACTTATCAAAACTTTCTAGTGAACAGATAAGCAGCCAGATAACACATGCAAAACTGCCCTCCGAAAAATCGGTGTTGCCATCTCAAGACGATGAGGCTGGGACAACGTTCCAGTGCAAACTTTGTAATCGGACTTTTGCCAGTAAACATGCAGTTAAACTGCATCTCAGTAAAACTCACGGCAAATCACCAGAGGACCACCTTCTCTATGTTATAGAGCTAGAGAAACAGTAG
- the tshz3b gene encoding teashirt homolog 3b isoform X2 — protein sequence MPRRKQQAPRRSAAYISDELKAAVLEDEETEANESGADGESSSKYTCNEQEFSKESPSYQDSPAAEFSGQEMDSTSHVSETSDRLADFESNSIKNEDESKEVGGLPEEGVQDSLEQMKAIYNNILSNSYWSSLSLGLNQPSEPATNGGSSSSSSSSSSSSCGSGSFDWHQSAMSKTLQQVSQTKMIQEPSLFSTVQLYRQSSKLYGSIFTGASKFRCKDCSAAYDSLVELTVHMNETGHYRDENNETDNNNPKKWSKPRKRSLLEMEGKEDAQKVLKCMYCGHSFESLQDLSVHMIKTKHYQKVPLKEPVAPISTKVLPSTRKRAMLELELPSSPDSTGGTPKTSLSDTSDALQKSSNPYVTPNNRYGHQNGASYAWQFEARKSQILKCMECGSSHDTLQELTAHMMVTGHFVKVTNSAIKKGKQIVEAPQTPTPTPVSAILEDKVQSVPLAASAFTSSLSTPASVSPKLNLEVKREVEKEIESDEDKMKEKDKSCDDDEKYDISSKYQYLTEEDLEENPKGGLDILKSLENTVTSAINKAQNGTPSWSGYPSIHAAYQLPSIMKLPFGSSGKNTQLKSAHSNIDSMASPKNQPLVSPPSSQNSPVPKNNFHAMEELVKKVTEKVTKTEEKTKDPENKLSRLKHEAPSPCGSEAGEEQKSEVSKDPGLKSHDNISNHQKDTMKENPAKDHLENGTEALKLTANSLCTSTAIITDHPPEQPFVNPLSALQSVMNVHLGKAAKPALPTLDPMSMLYKMSNSLAEKAAVASPILPAKKTEPIDRYFYHVSSDQPIDLTKAKSDKSGSLGSVLLSSISPSSTSSSSTVTTAKTSAVVSFMSNSPLRENALSDISDMLKNLTGSHTSKSSTPTSISDKSEVDGSTVEEPEEISPAQKRKGRQSNWNPQHLLILQAQFAASLRQTTDGKFIMSDLSPQERMHISRFTGLSMTTISHWLANVKYQLRRTGGTKFLKNLDSGHPVFFCNDCASQIRTPSTYISHLESHLGFRLRDLSKLSSEQISSQITHAKLPSEKSVLPSQDDEAGTTFQCKLCNRTFASKHAVKLHLSKTHGKSPEDHLLYVIELEKQ from the coding sequence CCTACATTTCAGACGAATTGAAGGCAGCAGTATTAGAGGACGAAGAAACTGAAGCCAATGAGTCTGGAGCTGACGGAGAATCATCCTCAAAGTATACGTGCAATGAACAGGAATTTAGCAAGGAATCGCCTAGCTACCAGGACTCTCCAGCTGCGGAGTTTTCTGGCCAGGAGATGGACAGCACATCTCATGTTAGTGAAACCAGTGATCGATTGGCTGACTTTGAGAGCAACTCTATAAAGAATGAAGATGAAAGCAAAGAAGTTGGTGGCCTTCCCGAGGAAGGAGTACAGGACAGTTTAGAACAAATGAAAGCAATATACAACAACATACTGTCAAATTCCTACTGGTCATCTCTGAGTTTGGGTTTGAACCAACCAAGTGAACCAGCAACAAATGGcggaagcagcagcagcagcagcagtagcagcagtagCAGTTGTGGAAGTGGGAGCTTTGACTGGCATCAGTCTGCCATGTCAAAGACATTGCAGCAAGTTTCTCAGACCAAGATGATTCAGGAGCCAAGCCTCTTCAGCACAGTACAATTGTACAGGCAAAGCAGTAAGCTCTATGGGTCCATATTTACTGGGGCAAGCAAATTCCGCTGTAAAGACTGCAGTGCTGCTTATGACTCCTTGGTAGAGCTGACTGTGCACATGAATGAAACTGGACACTATCGAGATGAGAATAATGAAACTGACAATAACAATCCTAAAAAGTGGTCCAAGCCTCGAAAGCGCTCTTTACTGGAGATGGAGGGAAAGGAGGATGCTCAAAAGGTGCTAAAGTGTATGTACTGTGGCCATTCATTTGAGTCCCTTCAAGACTTGAGTGTCCACATGATTAAGACAAAACACTATCAGAAAGTGCCTCTGAAGGAACCTGTAGCACCAATCTCCACAAAGGTCCTCCCCTCCACCAGAAAAAGGGCAATGCTTGAGCTTGAGCTACCAAGTTCTCCAGATTCCACAGGTGGTACGCCAAAAACTTCTCTCTCTGACACAAGTGATGCATTACAGAAGTCCTCAAACCCTTACGTCACACCAAATAATCGCTACGGACACCAGAATGGTGCCAGCTATGCCTGGCAATTTGAGGCGAGAAAGTCTCAAATCCTCAAGTGTATGGAGTGTGGGAGTTCACATGACACACTGCAGGAACTGACTGCACATATGATGGTCACCGGACATTTTGTTAAAGTGACCAATTCTGCAATCAAGAAAGGGAAGCAGATTGTTGAGGCACCCCAGACTCCAACACCAACACCCGTGTCAGCCATCTTAGAAGATAAAGTACAATCTGTTCCCCTAGCTGCAAGTGCTTTCACGTCATCATTAAGTACACCAGCCAGTGTTTCACCAAAATTAAATCTTGAAGTGAAAAGGGAAGTAGAAAAAGAAATTGAAAGTGATGAggacaaaatgaaagaaaaagataaAAGCTGTGATGATGATGAAAAATATGACATTTCCTCAAAGTATCAGTATCTCACTGAAGAAGATCTAGAAGAAAATCCTAAAGGAGGCCTGGACATCCTAAAATCTCTAGAAAACACAGTGACCTCTGCCATTAATAAAGCTCAGAATGGGACTCCAAGTTGGAGTGGCTATCCTAGTATTCATGCAGCATATCAGCTTCCTAGCATAATGAAGTTGCCATTTGGTTCATCAGGGAAGAATACACAATTGAAGTCAGCACACAGCAACATTGATAGTATGGCATCTCCAAAGAATCAACCACTTGTTTCGCCACCTAGTAGCCAGAATTCCCCTGTACCTAAGAACAATTTCCATGCTATGGAAGAGTTAGTGAAGAAGGTCACAGAGAAGGTAACCAAAACTGAAGAAAAAACTAAAGATCCAGAAAATAAGTTATCCCGATTGAAGCATGAAGCACCTTCTCCATGTGGTAGTGAAGCAGGAGAGGAACAAAAAAGTGAAGTTTCAAAAGACCCCGGTTTGAAAAGCCATGACAATATTTCCAACCACCAGAAAGACACCATGAAAGAGAACCCAGCCAAGGATCATTTGGAGAATGGTACAGAGGCCTTAAAACTCACTGCAAATAGTCTGTGCACTAGCACAGCTATTATTACAGACCACCCTCCTGAACAACCGTTTGTAAATCCATTAAGTGCATTGCAATCCGTTATGAATGTTCACCTAGGGAAAGCAGCTAAACCTGCATTGCCTACCCTGGACCCAATGAGCATGCTTTACAAAATGAGTAACAGCCTGGCAGAAAAGGctgctgtggcctcaccaattttGCCAGCCAAAAAAACAGAGCCCATAGACCGTTATTTCTATCATGTCAGCAGTGACCAGCCCATTGATTTGACGAAAGCCAAGAGTGACAAAAGCGGTTCTTTGGGTTCAGTGCTTTTGTCATCCATATCCCCCTCGTCAACATCTTCTTCATCCACTGTGACAACAGCAAAGACATCTGCAGTCGTGTCATTCATGTCAAACTCGCCGCTACGCGAGAATGCCTTGTCAGATATATCCGATATGCTGAAAAACCTGACAGGAAGTCACACATCAAAATCTTCTACACCTACAAGCATTTCAGACAAATCCGAGGTGGACGGTAGCACTGTGGAGGAGCCAGAGGAAATTTCTCCAGCTCAAAAACGTAAAGGCCGGCAGTCAAACTGGAACCCACAGCATTTGCTCATACTGCAGGCGCAGTTTGCAGCCAGTCTGCGACAAACCACTGATGGGAAATTCATTATGTCGGACCTCAGCCCGCAGGAGAGAATGCACATCTCGAGGTTTACAGGGCTCTCCATGACAACAATCAGCCACTGGTTAGCCAACGTCAAGTACCAGCTTCGAAGGACAGGTGGAACAAAATTTCTTAAAAACTTGGACTCTGGTCATCCAGTGTTTTTTTGTAATGATTGTGCATCACAGATCAGAACTCCTTCAACCTACATCAGTCACTTAGAATCACATTTAGGCTTCAGGTTACGAGACTTATCAAAACTTTCTAGTGAACAGATAAGCAGCCAGATAACACATGCAAAACTGCCCTCCGAAAAATCGGTGTTGCCATCTCAAGACGATGAGGCTGGGACAACGTTCCAGTGCAAACTTTGTAATCGGACTTTTGCCAGTAAACATGCAGTTAAACTGCATCTCAGTAAAACTCACGGCAAATCACCAGAGGACCACCTTCTCTATGTTATAGAGCTAGAGAAACAGTAG